The following are encoded together in the Streptomyces sp. NBC_01465 genome:
- a CDS encoding methionine synthase, with product MSDTKWAWGPATGIGSMPGGDARETAKTVVGSFEDFPYLAELPARGPGADMLGRTIGMLVEMYAHVEPSGWRVSDRPGRDTKRARSWLGEDLDALEEFTQGYEGPLKVQAVGPWTLAAGLELRGGESALGDPGACRDLAGSLAEGLRAHLADVRRRVPGAQVVLQLDEPSLISVLRGQIRTASGYRTHRAVDRQVVESGLRDVMGVTEGPVVVHSCAPDVPFALLRRAGAAGVSFDFSLLTERDEDAIGEAVEGGTQLFAGVVPGTDGPLSDPAGSVSGVRTLWRRLGLNPGTLAESLVITPSCGLAGASPAYARAALAHCARAARSLADNPE from the coding sequence ATGAGCGACACCAAGTGGGCCTGGGGCCCCGCCACCGGCATCGGGTCCATGCCGGGCGGGGACGCGCGCGAGACCGCCAAGACGGTCGTCGGGTCCTTCGAGGACTTCCCGTACCTGGCCGAACTGCCCGCACGCGGCCCGGGAGCCGACATGCTGGGCCGCACCATCGGCATGCTCGTCGAGATGTACGCCCATGTGGAACCCAGCGGCTGGCGCGTCAGCGACCGGCCAGGGCGCGACACCAAGCGGGCCAGGTCCTGGCTCGGCGAGGACCTGGACGCGCTGGAGGAGTTCACCCAGGGGTACGAGGGGCCGCTGAAGGTCCAGGCGGTGGGTCCGTGGACGCTGGCCGCCGGACTCGAGCTGCGCGGCGGGGAGTCGGCGCTGGGGGACCCGGGCGCGTGCCGCGATCTCGCCGGGTCGCTGGCCGAGGGGCTGCGGGCGCACCTCGCGGACGTACGGCGGCGGGTGCCGGGCGCACAGGTGGTGCTGCAGCTGGACGAGCCCTCGCTGATTTCCGTACTGCGCGGGCAGATCAGGACCGCGAGCGGCTACCGGACGCACCGGGCCGTGGACCGGCAGGTCGTGGAGAGCGGGCTGCGCGATGTGATGGGTGTGACGGAAGGGCCGGTTGTGGTCCATTCCTGCGCGCCCGACGTGCCGTTCGCCCTGCTGCGGCGGGCCGGCGCGGCCGGTGTCTCCTTCGACTTCTCGCTCCTCACGGAGCGTGACGAGGATGCGATCGGCGAAGCCGTCGAGGGCGGTACGCAGCTCTTCGCCGGTGTCGTACCCGGCACGGACGGTCCATTGTCAGACCCTGCCGGTAGCGTTTCGGGTGTCAGGACGCTGTGGCGCAGGCTGGGGCTGAATCCGGGGACTCTCGCGGAGTCGCTGGTGATCACTCCGTCGTGCGGGCTCGCGGGGGCTTCCCCCGCGTATGCGCGCGCGGCGCTCGCGCACTGCGCCAGGGCGGCGAGATCGCTCGCGGACAACCCTGAGTAA
- a CDS encoding SDR family oxidoreductase: MATHVITGAGSGIGAAVARRLQERGDDIVLIARDAGRARQLEAQYPGAGSMVADLAEPERISKAFGMQAMPEQVDSLLHIAGIVDLGPVAELRAKTWIQQLNANLVSPAELTRLFLPQLRMAQGHVVYVNSGAGLEAHAQWGAYAASKHGLKALADSLRHEEHENGVRVTSVYPGRTASPMQAKVHSQEGKEYDASKWIDPESVATTILMAIDLPRDAEVNNLTVRPGR; encoded by the coding sequence ATGGCAACACATGTGATCACGGGTGCAGGTTCCGGCATCGGCGCGGCCGTCGCGCGCCGGCTTCAGGAGCGCGGTGACGACATCGTGCTGATCGCGCGCGATGCCGGACGCGCCAGGCAGCTCGAAGCGCAGTACCCGGGGGCCGGGTCGATGGTCGCCGACCTCGCGGAACCGGAACGCATCTCCAAGGCCTTCGGCATGCAGGCCATGCCCGAACAGGTCGACTCGCTGCTTCACATCGCGGGCATCGTGGATCTCGGTCCGGTCGCCGAGCTCCGGGCGAAAACCTGGATCCAGCAGCTCAACGCCAATCTGGTCTCGCCGGCCGAGCTGACCCGGCTCTTCCTGCCCCAACTCCGCATGGCCCAGGGGCATGTGGTGTACGTCAACTCCGGCGCCGGTCTTGAGGCCCACGCCCAGTGGGGCGCCTACGCCGCCTCCAAGCACGGCCTCAAGGCGCTCGCCGACTCGCTGCGCCACGAGGAGCACGAGAACGGGGTGCGGGTGACGTCGGTCTACCCCGGGCGTACCGCGAGCCCCATGCAGGCCAAGGTGCACTCGCAGGAGGGCAAGGAGTACGACGCCTCCAAGTGGATCGACCCCGAGTCCGTCGCGACGACGATCCTCATGGCGATCGACCTGCCGCGCGACGCCGAGGTCAACAACCTGACCGTCCGGCCGGGTCGATGA
- the ligA gene encoding NAD-dependent DNA ligase LigA, which translates to MAVEQQGNVPAKAREQHAQLAEQIEGHRFRYYVRDQPVISDADFDVLLRSLEALEEEYPELRTPDSPTQKVAGDYETEFTKVEHRERLLSLDNAFDDEELAAWAERVARDVGAAPYHFLCELKVDGLAVNLTYENGRLTRAATRGDGRIGEDITANVRTIADIPDRLKGDRIPALVEIRGEVYFPMEAFEGLNARLVEAGDKPFANPRNAAAGSLRQKDPKVTAGRPLHMVVHGIGAREGFDIDCLSHAYELLHEWGLPTATQNRVVDSLAGVRDFIKYIGENRHSVVEHEIDGVVVKLDEIPLQGRLGSTARAPRWAIAWKFAPEEVNTKLINIRVGVGRTGRVTPYAQVEPVTVAGSEVEFATLHNQEVVKKKGVLIGDTVVLRKAGDVIPEILGPVVDLRDGTEKEFVMPAECPECGTALRPMKEGDIDLRCPNAQSCPAQLRERVSYLAGRECLDIENFGAVVAAALTRPLEPAVPPLLDEGDLFDLTVEQLLPIKAYVLDADSGLPKRDPKTGEEKIVTVFANQKGEPKKNTLAMLDFIAAAKGRPLARFINGLSIRHVGPVASVALAREFRSVERIEQATEEELAAVEGVGPTIAAALKQWFAEEWHREILRKWKAAGVPLEEEGGDEDQGPRPLEGLTVVVTGTLERHTRDGAKEALQSLGAKVTGSVSKKTAFVVVGDSPGSKYDKAVQLKVPVLDEDGFAVLLEQGPDAAREAAVATEGAEE; encoded by the coding sequence GTGGCTGTCGAACAGCAAGGGAATGTGCCCGCCAAGGCACGGGAACAGCACGCCCAGCTGGCCGAACAGATCGAGGGGCACCGCTTCCGGTATTACGTGAGGGACCAACCGGTCATCAGCGACGCCGACTTCGATGTGCTGCTGCGCTCCCTGGAGGCCCTGGAGGAGGAGTACCCGGAGCTGCGGACCCCGGACTCCCCGACCCAGAAGGTCGCCGGGGACTACGAGACGGAGTTCACGAAGGTCGAGCACCGCGAGCGGCTGCTCTCCCTGGACAACGCCTTCGACGACGAGGAACTGGCCGCCTGGGCCGAGCGCGTGGCGCGGGACGTGGGCGCCGCCCCGTACCACTTCCTGTGCGAGCTGAAGGTCGACGGCCTCGCGGTCAACCTGACGTACGAGAACGGCAGGCTGACCCGCGCCGCCACGCGCGGCGACGGCCGGATCGGCGAGGACATCACCGCCAACGTCCGTACGATCGCCGACATCCCCGACCGGCTCAAGGGCGACAGGATCCCCGCGCTCGTGGAGATCCGCGGCGAGGTCTATTTCCCGATGGAGGCCTTCGAGGGGCTGAACGCCCGCCTGGTGGAGGCGGGGGACAAGCCCTTCGCCAACCCCCGTAACGCGGCGGCCGGTTCGCTCCGCCAGAAGGACCCCAAGGTCACGGCCGGCCGCCCGCTGCACATGGTGGTGCACGGCATCGGCGCCCGCGAGGGCTTCGACATCGACTGCCTGTCGCACGCGTACGAGCTGCTGCACGAGTGGGGGCTGCCGACCGCCACGCAGAACCGCGTCGTCGACTCGCTCGCCGGGGTGCGCGACTTCATCAAGTACATCGGCGAGAACCGCCACTCGGTGGTGGAGCACGAGATCGACGGCGTCGTCGTCAAGCTCGACGAGATCCCGCTCCAGGGCCGTCTCGGCTCCACGGCGCGCGCCCCGCGGTGGGCGATCGCCTGGAAGTTCGCGCCGGAAGAGGTCAACACCAAGCTGATCAACATCCGCGTGGGCGTGGGCCGTACGGGCCGTGTGACGCCGTACGCGCAGGTCGAGCCCGTGACCGTGGCCGGATCCGAGGTCGAGTTCGCCACCCTCCACAACCAGGAGGTGGTGAAGAAGAAGGGCGTCCTCATCGGGGACACGGTGGTGCTCAGGAAGGCCGGAGACGTCATCCCCGAGATCCTCGGTCCTGTCGTCGATCTGCGGGACGGCACCGAGAAGGAATTCGTGATGCCCGCCGAGTGCCCGGAGTGCGGTACGGCGCTGCGGCCCATGAAGGAGGGCGACATCGACCTGCGCTGCCCCAACGCGCAGTCGTGTCCCGCCCAGTTGCGCGAGCGCGTCTCGTACCTGGCCGGCCGGGAGTGCCTGGACATCGAGAACTTCGGTGCGGTGGTCGCCGCCGCACTGACCCGCCCGCTGGAGCCGGCCGTGCCGCCCCTGCTGGACGAGGGCGACCTCTTCGACCTCACGGTGGAACAGCTGCTGCCCATCAAGGCGTACGTCCTGGACGCGGACAGCGGGCTGCCCAAGCGTGACCCCAAGACGGGCGAGGAGAAGATCGTCACGGTCTTCGCCAACCAGAAGGGCGAGCCGAAGAAGAACACCCTGGCGATGCTGGACTTCATCGCGGCAGCCAAGGGGCGGCCGCTGGCGCGCTTCATCAACGGTCTCTCGATCCGCCACGTGGGGCCGGTCGCCTCGGTGGCGCTGGCCCGTGAGTTCCGTTCCGTGGAGCGCATCGAGCAGGCGACCGAGGAGGAGCTGGCCGCGGTCGAGGGCGTCGGCCCGACCATCGCCGCCGCGCTCAAGCAGTGGTTCGCCGAGGAGTGGCACCGCGAGATCCTGCGGAAGTGGAAGGCCGCAGGCGTCCCGCTGGAAGAGGAGGGCGGCGACGAGGACCAGGGGCCGCGCCCGCTGGAGGGCCTCACCGTCGTCGTGACCGGCACGCTGGAGCGCCACACCCGAGATGGCGCGAAAGAGGCGCTCCAGAGCCTCGGGGCGAAGGTCACCGGCTCCGTTTCCAAGAAGACCGCCTTCGTGGTGGTGGGGGACAGCCCCGGCTCGAAGTACGACAAGGCGGTCCAGCTGAAGGTTCCGGTTCTGGACGAGGACGGCTTCGCGGT